In the genome of Pseudorca crassidens isolate mPseCra1 chromosome 12, mPseCra1.hap1, whole genome shotgun sequence, one region contains:
- the MBD1 gene encoding methyl-CpG-binding domain protein 1 isoform X25, with translation MAEDWLDCPALGPGWKRREVFRKSGATCGRSDTYYQSPTGDRIRSKVELTRYLGPACDLTLFDFKQGILCYPAPKAHSLAIPSRKRKKPSKPAKAQKRQVGPSKSEVRKEAPRDETKADAGTVPASLPAPGCCENCGISFSGDGTRRQRLKTLCKDCRAQRIAFNREQRMFKRVGCGECAACQVTEDCGACSTCLLQLPHDVASGLFCKCERRRCLRIVERSRGCGVCRGCQTREDCGRCRVCLRPPRPGLRRQWRCVQRRCLRGKHGRRRGGCDSKVAPRRRPPRTQPLPALPPSQPPESPELHPRALAPSPPAEFIYYCVDEDELQPYTNRRQNRKCGACAACLRRMDCGHCDFCCDKPKFGGSNQKRQKCRWRQCLQFAMKRLLPSVWAGSEDGAGPPAPYPRRKRPGSARRPRLGQTPKPPLATPMAQPDRAQTPVKQEAGSGFVLPPPGTDLVFLREGASSPVQVPGPAPASTAALLQAVDPGLPPVKQEPPDPEEDKEEENKDDPTADLAPEEEAGGAGTPVITEIFSLGGSRLRDTAVWLPSLQGRQSGREDGCKEWETEETLAPTSTSCKPRGWPGTHVSLSPPPTSMMWVSCRRSWCPSSQS, from the exons ATGGCTGAGGACTGGCTGGACTGCCCggccctgggccctggctggAAGCGCCGTGAGGTCTTTCGCAAGTCAGGTGCCACCTGTGGACGCTCAGACACCTATTACCAGAG ccccacaggaGACAGGATCCGAAGCAAAGTTGAGCTGACCCGATACCTGGGCCCTGCGTGCGATCTCACCCTCTTTGACTTCAAACAAGGCATCCTGTGCTATCCAGCCCCCAAG GCCCATTCCTTGGCCATCCCCAGCAGGAAGCGGAAGAAGCCTTCGAAGCCAGCCAAGGCTCAGAAACGTCAGGTTGGACCTTCGAAGAGCGAAGTCAGGAAGGAGGCCCCAAGGGATGAGACCAAGGCTGATGCTGGCACAGTCCCAGCCTCACTTCCTGCGcctgg GTGCTGTGAGAACTGTGGAATCAGCTTTTCAGGGGATGGAACCCGACGGCAGCGGCTCAAGACTCTGTGCAAGGACTGCCGAG CACAGAGAATTGCTTTCAACCGGGAGCAGAGGATGTTTAAG CGTGTGGGCTGCGGGGAGTGTGCGGCCTGCCAGGTAACAGAAGACTGTGGGGCCTGCTCCACCTGCCTTCTGCAGTTGCCCCATGATGTGGCCTCGGGGCTGTTCTGCAAGTGTGAGCGAAGACGGTGCCTCCGGATTGTGGAAAGG AGCCGAGGGTGTGGAGTGTGCCGGGGCTGTCAGACCCGAGAGGACTGTGGCCGTTGTCGAGTCTGCCTTCGCCCTCCCCGCCCTGGTCTCAGGCGCCAGTGGAGGTGCGTCCAGCGGCGTTGCCTGCGG GGTAAACACGGCCGCCGCAGGGGAGGCTGCGACTCCAAGGTGGCTCCCCGGCGGCGCCCCCCCCGAACCCAGCCACTGCCTGCACTTCCGCCCTCGCAGCCTCCAGAGTCTCCAGAGCTG CACCCCAGAGCCCTGGCCCCCTCGCCACCTGCTGAATTCATCTATTACTGTGTAGACGAGGACGAGCTA CAGCCTTACACGAACCGTCGGCAGAACCGCAAGTGTGGGGCCTGTGCGGCCTGCCTGCGGCGGATGGACTGTGGCCACTGCGACTTCTGCTGTGATAAGCCCAAATTCGGGGGCAGCAACCAGAAGCGCCAGAAGTGTCGTTGGCGCCAGTGCCTGCAGTTTGCTATG AAGCGGCTGCTGCCAAGTGTCTGGGCAGGTTCCGAGGATGGCGCCGGGCCACCCGCACCTTACCCGCGTCGAAAGAGGCCTGGCTCTGCTCGAAGGCCCCGTCTGGGTCAGACCCCGAAGCCTCCCTTGGCCACGCCCATGGCCCAGCCAGACCGTGCCCAGACTCCAGTGAAGCAGGAAGCAGGCAGTGGCTTTGTGCTGCCCCCGCCTGGCACCGACCTCGTGTTCTTACGGGAGGGTGCAAGCAGTCCCGTGCAGGTGCCTGGCCCAGCTCCAGCCTCCACAGCGGCTCTGTTACAG GCAGTAGACCCAGGCCTGCCACCTGTGAAGCAAGAGCCACCTGACCCTGAGGAGGACAAGGAGGAGGAGAACAAGGATGACCCCACCGCTGACTTGGCCCCagaggaggaggcaggaggggctggCACGCCCGTG ATCACGGAGATTTTCAGCCTGGGTGGATCCCGCCTCCGGGACACAGCAGTCTGGTTGCCAAG TCTGCAGGGCAGGCAATCGGGAAGGGAAGATGGATGTAAAGAGTGGGAGACCGAGGAGACACTGGCGCCCACGAGCACGAGCTGCAAACCACGCGGATGGCCCGGAACCCATGTCAGCCTCTCACCACCTCCAACTTCGATGATGTGGGTTTCCTGCAGAAGAAGCTGGTGCCCTTCATCACAGAGTTAA
- the MBD1 gene encoding methyl-CpG-binding domain protein 1 isoform X17, whose product MAEDWLDCPALGPGWKRREVFRKSGATCGRSDTYYQSPTGDRIRSKVELTRYLGPACDLTLFDFKQGILCYPAPKAHSLAIPSRKRKKPSKPAKAQKRQVGPSKSEVRKEAPRDETKADAGTVPASLPAPGCCENCGISFSGDGTRRQRLKTLCKDCRAQRIAFNREQRMFKRVGCGECAACQVTEDCGACSTCLLQLPHDVASGLFCKCERRRCLRIVERSRGCGVCRGCQTREDCGRCRVCLRPPRPGLRRQWRCVQRRCLRGKHGRRRGGCDSKVAPRRRPPRTQPLPALPPSQPPESPELPYTNRRQNRKCGACAACLRRMDCGHCDFCCDKPKFGGSNQKRQKCRWRQCLQFAMKRLLPSVWAGSEDGAGPPAPYPRRKRPGSARRPRLGQTPKPPLATPMAQPDRAQTPVKQEAGSGFVLPPPGTDLVFLREGASSPVQVPGPAPASTAALLQEAQCPGLSWVVALPQVKQEKADAQEDWTPGTAILTSPVLLPGCPSKAVDPGLPPVKQEPPDPEEDKEEENKDDPTADLAPEEEAGGAGTPVITEIFSLGGSRLRDTAVWLPSLQGRQSGREDGCKEWETEETLAPTSTSCKPRGWPGTHVSLSPPPTSMMWVSCRRSWCPSSQS is encoded by the exons ATGGCTGAGGACTGGCTGGACTGCCCggccctgggccctggctggAAGCGCCGTGAGGTCTTTCGCAAGTCAGGTGCCACCTGTGGACGCTCAGACACCTATTACCAGAG ccccacaggaGACAGGATCCGAAGCAAAGTTGAGCTGACCCGATACCTGGGCCCTGCGTGCGATCTCACCCTCTTTGACTTCAAACAAGGCATCCTGTGCTATCCAGCCCCCAAG GCCCATTCCTTGGCCATCCCCAGCAGGAAGCGGAAGAAGCCTTCGAAGCCAGCCAAGGCTCAGAAACGTCAGGTTGGACCTTCGAAGAGCGAAGTCAGGAAGGAGGCCCCAAGGGATGAGACCAAGGCTGATGCTGGCACAGTCCCAGCCTCACTTCCTGCGcctgg GTGCTGTGAGAACTGTGGAATCAGCTTTTCAGGGGATGGAACCCGACGGCAGCGGCTCAAGACTCTGTGCAAGGACTGCCGAG CACAGAGAATTGCTTTCAACCGGGAGCAGAGGATGTTTAAG CGTGTGGGCTGCGGGGAGTGTGCGGCCTGCCAGGTAACAGAAGACTGTGGGGCCTGCTCCACCTGCCTTCTGCAGTTGCCCCATGATGTGGCCTCGGGGCTGTTCTGCAAGTGTGAGCGAAGACGGTGCCTCCGGATTGTGGAAAGG AGCCGAGGGTGTGGAGTGTGCCGGGGCTGTCAGACCCGAGAGGACTGTGGCCGTTGTCGAGTCTGCCTTCGCCCTCCCCGCCCTGGTCTCAGGCGCCAGTGGAGGTGCGTCCAGCGGCGTTGCCTGCGG GGTAAACACGGCCGCCGCAGGGGAGGCTGCGACTCCAAGGTGGCTCCCCGGCGGCGCCCCCCCCGAACCCAGCCACTGCCTGCACTTCCGCCCTCGCAGCCTCCAGAGTCTCCAGAGCTG CCTTACACGAACCGTCGGCAGAACCGCAAGTGTGGGGCCTGTGCGGCCTGCCTGCGGCGGATGGACTGTGGCCACTGCGACTTCTGCTGTGATAAGCCCAAATTCGGGGGCAGCAACCAGAAGCGCCAGAAGTGTCGTTGGCGCCAGTGCCTGCAGTTTGCTATG AAGCGGCTGCTGCCAAGTGTCTGGGCAGGTTCCGAGGATGGCGCCGGGCCACCCGCACCTTACCCGCGTCGAAAGAGGCCTGGCTCTGCTCGAAGGCCCCGTCTGGGTCAGACCCCGAAGCCTCCCTTGGCCACGCCCATGGCCCAGCCAGACCGTGCCCAGACTCCAGTGAAGCAGGAAGCAGGCAGTGGCTTTGTGCTGCCCCCGCCTGGCACCGACCTCGTGTTCTTACGGGAGGGTGCAAGCAGTCCCGTGCAGGTGCCTGGCCCAGCTCCAGCCTCCACAGCGGCTCTGTTACAG GAGGCCCAGTGCCCTGGCCTGAGTTGGGTCGTGGCCTTACCCCAGGTGAAGCAAGAGAAGGCGGATGCCCAGGAAGACTGGACACCGGGCACAGCCATCCTGACTTCTCCTGTATTGCTGCCTGGCTGCCCCAGCAAG GCAGTAGACCCAGGCCTGCCACCTGTGAAGCAAGAGCCACCTGACCCTGAGGAGGACAAGGAGGAGGAGAACAAGGATGACCCCACCGCTGACTTGGCCCCagaggaggaggcaggaggggctggCACGCCCGTG ATCACGGAGATTTTCAGCCTGGGTGGATCCCGCCTCCGGGACACAGCAGTCTGGTTGCCAAG TCTGCAGGGCAGGCAATCGGGAAGGGAAGATGGATGTAAAGAGTGGGAGACCGAGGAGACACTGGCGCCCACGAGCACGAGCTGCAAACCACGCGGATGGCCCGGAACCCATGTCAGCCTCTCACCACCTCCAACTTCGATGATGTGGGTTTCCTGCAGAAGAAGCTGGTGCCCTTCATCACAGAGTTAA
- the MBD1 gene encoding methyl-CpG-binding domain protein 1 isoform X14, whose product MAEDWLDCPALGPGWKRREVFRKSGATCGRSDTYYQSPTGDRIRSKVELTRYLGPACDLTLFDFKQGILCYPAPKAHSLAIPSRKRKKPSKPAKAQKRQVGPSKSEVRKEAPRDETKADAGTVPASLPAPGCCENCGISFSGDGTRRQRLKTLCKDCRAQRIAFNREQRMFKRVGCGECAACQVTEDCGACSTCLLQLPHDVASGLFCKCERRRCLRIVERSRGCGVCRGCQTREDCGRCRVCLRPPRPGLRRQWRCVQRRCLRGKHGRRRGGCDSKVAPRRRPPRTQPLPALPPSQPPESPELHPRALAPSPPAEFIYYCVDEDELPYTNRRQNRKCGACAACLRRMDCGHCDFCCDKPKFGGSNQKRQKCRWRQCLQFAMKRLLPSVWAGSEDGAGPPAPYPRRKRPGSARRPRLGQTPKPPLATPMAQPDRAQTPVKQEAGSGFVLPPPGTDLVFLREGASSPVQVPGPAPASTAALLQEAQCPGLSWVVALPQVKQEKADAQEDWTPGTAILTSPVLLPGCPSKAVDPGLPPVKQEPPDPEEDKEEENKDDPTADLAPEEEAGGAGTPVITEIFSLGGSRLRDTAVWLPRAGNREGKMDVKSGRPRRHWRPRARAANHADGPEPMSASHHLQLR is encoded by the exons ATGGCTGAGGACTGGCTGGACTGCCCggccctgggccctggctggAAGCGCCGTGAGGTCTTTCGCAAGTCAGGTGCCACCTGTGGACGCTCAGACACCTATTACCAGAG ccccacaggaGACAGGATCCGAAGCAAAGTTGAGCTGACCCGATACCTGGGCCCTGCGTGCGATCTCACCCTCTTTGACTTCAAACAAGGCATCCTGTGCTATCCAGCCCCCAAG GCCCATTCCTTGGCCATCCCCAGCAGGAAGCGGAAGAAGCCTTCGAAGCCAGCCAAGGCTCAGAAACGTCAGGTTGGACCTTCGAAGAGCGAAGTCAGGAAGGAGGCCCCAAGGGATGAGACCAAGGCTGATGCTGGCACAGTCCCAGCCTCACTTCCTGCGcctgg GTGCTGTGAGAACTGTGGAATCAGCTTTTCAGGGGATGGAACCCGACGGCAGCGGCTCAAGACTCTGTGCAAGGACTGCCGAG CACAGAGAATTGCTTTCAACCGGGAGCAGAGGATGTTTAAG CGTGTGGGCTGCGGGGAGTGTGCGGCCTGCCAGGTAACAGAAGACTGTGGGGCCTGCTCCACCTGCCTTCTGCAGTTGCCCCATGATGTGGCCTCGGGGCTGTTCTGCAAGTGTGAGCGAAGACGGTGCCTCCGGATTGTGGAAAGG AGCCGAGGGTGTGGAGTGTGCCGGGGCTGTCAGACCCGAGAGGACTGTGGCCGTTGTCGAGTCTGCCTTCGCCCTCCCCGCCCTGGTCTCAGGCGCCAGTGGAGGTGCGTCCAGCGGCGTTGCCTGCGG GGTAAACACGGCCGCCGCAGGGGAGGCTGCGACTCCAAGGTGGCTCCCCGGCGGCGCCCCCCCCGAACCCAGCCACTGCCTGCACTTCCGCCCTCGCAGCCTCCAGAGTCTCCAGAGCTG CACCCCAGAGCCCTGGCCCCCTCGCCACCTGCTGAATTCATCTATTACTGTGTAGACGAGGACGAGCTA CCTTACACGAACCGTCGGCAGAACCGCAAGTGTGGGGCCTGTGCGGCCTGCCTGCGGCGGATGGACTGTGGCCACTGCGACTTCTGCTGTGATAAGCCCAAATTCGGGGGCAGCAACCAGAAGCGCCAGAAGTGTCGTTGGCGCCAGTGCCTGCAGTTTGCTATG AAGCGGCTGCTGCCAAGTGTCTGGGCAGGTTCCGAGGATGGCGCCGGGCCACCCGCACCTTACCCGCGTCGAAAGAGGCCTGGCTCTGCTCGAAGGCCCCGTCTGGGTCAGACCCCGAAGCCTCCCTTGGCCACGCCCATGGCCCAGCCAGACCGTGCCCAGACTCCAGTGAAGCAGGAAGCAGGCAGTGGCTTTGTGCTGCCCCCGCCTGGCACCGACCTCGTGTTCTTACGGGAGGGTGCAAGCAGTCCCGTGCAGGTGCCTGGCCCAGCTCCAGCCTCCACAGCGGCTCTGTTACAG GAGGCCCAGTGCCCTGGCCTGAGTTGGGTCGTGGCCTTACCCCAGGTGAAGCAAGAGAAGGCGGATGCCCAGGAAGACTGGACACCGGGCACAGCCATCCTGACTTCTCCTGTATTGCTGCCTGGCTGCCCCAGCAAG GCAGTAGACCCAGGCCTGCCACCTGTGAAGCAAGAGCCACCTGACCCTGAGGAGGACAAGGAGGAGGAGAACAAGGATGACCCCACCGCTGACTTGGCCCCagaggaggaggcaggaggggctggCACGCCCGTG ATCACGGAGATTTTCAGCCTGGGTGGATCCCGCCTCCGGGACACAGCAGTCTGGTTGCCAAG GGCAGGCAATCGGGAAGGGAAGATGGATGTAAAGAGTGGGAGACCGAGGAGACACTGGCGCCCACGAGCACGAGCTGCAAACCACGCGGATGGCCCGGAACCCATGTCAGCCTCTCACCACCTCCAACTTCGATGA
- the MBD1 gene encoding methyl-CpG-binding domain protein 1 isoform X18 produces MAEDWLDCPALGPGWKRREVFRKSGATCGRSDTYYQSPTGDRIRSKVELTRYLGPACDLTLFDFKQGILCYPAPKAHSLAIPSRKRKKPSKPAKAQKRQVGPSKSEVRKEAPRDETKADAGTVPASLPAPGCCENCGISFSGDGTRRQRLKTLCKDCRAQRIAFNREQRMFKRVGCGECAACQVTEDCGACSTCLLQLPHDVASGLFCKCERRRCLRIVERSRGCGVCRGCQTREDCGRCRVCLRPPRPGLRRQWRCVQRRCLRHLAHRLRRHHQRCQRRPPLAVAPPAGKHGRRRGGCDSKVAPRRRPPRTQPLPALPPSQPPESPELHPRALAPSPPAEFIYYCVDEDELQPYTNRRQNRKCGACAACLRRMDCGHCDFCCDKPKFGGSNQKRQKCRWRQCLQFAMKRLLPSVWAGSEDGAGPPAPYPRRKRPGSARRPRLGQTPKPPLATPMAQPDRAQTPVKQEAGSGFVLPPPGTDLVFLREGASSPVQVPGPAPASTAALLQEAQCPGLSWVVALPQVKQEKADAQEDWTPGTAILTSPVLLPGCPSKAVDPGLPPVKQEPPDPEEDKEEENKDDPTADLAPEEEAGGAGTPVITEIFSLGGSRLRDTAVWLPRSKDLKKPGARKQ; encoded by the exons ATGGCTGAGGACTGGCTGGACTGCCCggccctgggccctggctggAAGCGCCGTGAGGTCTTTCGCAAGTCAGGTGCCACCTGTGGACGCTCAGACACCTATTACCAGAG ccccacaggaGACAGGATCCGAAGCAAAGTTGAGCTGACCCGATACCTGGGCCCTGCGTGCGATCTCACCCTCTTTGACTTCAAACAAGGCATCCTGTGCTATCCAGCCCCCAAG GCCCATTCCTTGGCCATCCCCAGCAGGAAGCGGAAGAAGCCTTCGAAGCCAGCCAAGGCTCAGAAACGTCAGGTTGGACCTTCGAAGAGCGAAGTCAGGAAGGAGGCCCCAAGGGATGAGACCAAGGCTGATGCTGGCACAGTCCCAGCCTCACTTCCTGCGcctgg GTGCTGTGAGAACTGTGGAATCAGCTTTTCAGGGGATGGAACCCGACGGCAGCGGCTCAAGACTCTGTGCAAGGACTGCCGAG CACAGAGAATTGCTTTCAACCGGGAGCAGAGGATGTTTAAG CGTGTGGGCTGCGGGGAGTGTGCGGCCTGCCAGGTAACAGAAGACTGTGGGGCCTGCTCCACCTGCCTTCTGCAGTTGCCCCATGATGTGGCCTCGGGGCTGTTCTGCAAGTGTGAGCGAAGACGGTGCCTCCGGATTGTGGAAAGG AGCCGAGGGTGTGGAGTGTGCCGGGGCTGTCAGACCCGAGAGGACTGTGGCCGTTGTCGAGTCTGCCTTCGCCCTCCCCGCCCTGGTCTCAGGCGCCAGTGGAGGTGCGTCCAGCGGCGTTGCCTGCGG CACCTTGCACACCGCCTCCGCCGCCACCATCAGCGATGTCAACGACGCCCTCCCCTAGCTGTGGCTCCCCCTGCT GGTAAACACGGCCGCCGCAGGGGAGGCTGCGACTCCAAGGTGGCTCCCCGGCGGCGCCCCCCCCGAACCCAGCCACTGCCTGCACTTCCGCCCTCGCAGCCTCCAGAGTCTCCAGAGCTG CACCCCAGAGCCCTGGCCCCCTCGCCACCTGCTGAATTCATCTATTACTGTGTAGACGAGGACGAGCTA CAGCCTTACACGAACCGTCGGCAGAACCGCAAGTGTGGGGCCTGTGCGGCCTGCCTGCGGCGGATGGACTGTGGCCACTGCGACTTCTGCTGTGATAAGCCCAAATTCGGGGGCAGCAACCAGAAGCGCCAGAAGTGTCGTTGGCGCCAGTGCCTGCAGTTTGCTATG AAGCGGCTGCTGCCAAGTGTCTGGGCAGGTTCCGAGGATGGCGCCGGGCCACCCGCACCTTACCCGCGTCGAAAGAGGCCTGGCTCTGCTCGAAGGCCCCGTCTGGGTCAGACCCCGAAGCCTCCCTTGGCCACGCCCATGGCCCAGCCAGACCGTGCCCAGACTCCAGTGAAGCAGGAAGCAGGCAGTGGCTTTGTGCTGCCCCCGCCTGGCACCGACCTCGTGTTCTTACGGGAGGGTGCAAGCAGTCCCGTGCAGGTGCCTGGCCCAGCTCCAGCCTCCACAGCGGCTCTGTTACAG GAGGCCCAGTGCCCTGGCCTGAGTTGGGTCGTGGCCTTACCCCAGGTGAAGCAAGAGAAGGCGGATGCCCAGGAAGACTGGACACCGGGCACAGCCATCCTGACTTCTCCTGTATTGCTGCCTGGCTGCCCCAGCAAG GCAGTAGACCCAGGCCTGCCACCTGTGAAGCAAGAGCCACCTGACCCTGAGGAGGACAAGGAGGAGGAGAACAAGGATGACCCCACCGCTGACTTGGCCCCagaggaggaggcaggaggggctggCACGCCCGTG ATCACGGAGATTTTCAGCCTGGGTGGATCCCGCCTCCGGGACACAGCAGTCTGGTTGCCAAG GTCCAAGGACCTTAAAAAACCTGGAGCTAGAAAGCAGTAG
- the MBD1 gene encoding methyl-CpG-binding domain protein 1 isoform X22 has translation MAEDWLDCPALGPGWKRREVFRKSGATCGRSDTYYQSPTGDRIRSKVELTRYLGPACDLTLFDFKQGILCYPAPKAHSLAIPSRKRKKPSKPAKAQKRQVGPSKSEVRKEAPRDETKADAGTVPASLPAPGCCENCGISFSGDGTRRQRLKTLCKDCRAQRIAFNREQRMFKRVGCGECAACQVTEDCGACSTCLLQLPHDVASGLFCKCERRRCLRIVERSRGCGVCRGCQTREDCGRCRVCLRPPRPGLRRQWRCVQRRCLRGKHGRRRGGCDSKVAPRRRPPRTQPLPALPPSQPPESPELQPYTNRRQNRKCGACAACLRRMDCGHCDFCCDKPKFGGSNQKRQKCRWRQCLQFAMKRLLPSVWAGSEDGAGPPAPYPRRKRPGSARRPRLGQTPKPPLATPMAQPDRAQTPVKQEAGSGFVLPPPGTDLVFLREGASSPVQVPGPAPASTAALLQEAQCPGLSWVVALPQVKQEKADAQEDWTPGTAILTSPVLLPGCPSKAVDPGLPPVKQEPPDPEEDKEEENKDDPTADLAPEEEAGGAGTPVITEIFSLGGSRLRDTAVWLPRAGNREGKMDVKSGRPRRHWRPRARAANHADGPEPMSASHHLQLR, from the exons ATGGCTGAGGACTGGCTGGACTGCCCggccctgggccctggctggAAGCGCCGTGAGGTCTTTCGCAAGTCAGGTGCCACCTGTGGACGCTCAGACACCTATTACCAGAG ccccacaggaGACAGGATCCGAAGCAAAGTTGAGCTGACCCGATACCTGGGCCCTGCGTGCGATCTCACCCTCTTTGACTTCAAACAAGGCATCCTGTGCTATCCAGCCCCCAAG GCCCATTCCTTGGCCATCCCCAGCAGGAAGCGGAAGAAGCCTTCGAAGCCAGCCAAGGCTCAGAAACGTCAGGTTGGACCTTCGAAGAGCGAAGTCAGGAAGGAGGCCCCAAGGGATGAGACCAAGGCTGATGCTGGCACAGTCCCAGCCTCACTTCCTGCGcctgg GTGCTGTGAGAACTGTGGAATCAGCTTTTCAGGGGATGGAACCCGACGGCAGCGGCTCAAGACTCTGTGCAAGGACTGCCGAG CACAGAGAATTGCTTTCAACCGGGAGCAGAGGATGTTTAAG CGTGTGGGCTGCGGGGAGTGTGCGGCCTGCCAGGTAACAGAAGACTGTGGGGCCTGCTCCACCTGCCTTCTGCAGTTGCCCCATGATGTGGCCTCGGGGCTGTTCTGCAAGTGTGAGCGAAGACGGTGCCTCCGGATTGTGGAAAGG AGCCGAGGGTGTGGAGTGTGCCGGGGCTGTCAGACCCGAGAGGACTGTGGCCGTTGTCGAGTCTGCCTTCGCCCTCCCCGCCCTGGTCTCAGGCGCCAGTGGAGGTGCGTCCAGCGGCGTTGCCTGCGG GGTAAACACGGCCGCCGCAGGGGAGGCTGCGACTCCAAGGTGGCTCCCCGGCGGCGCCCCCCCCGAACCCAGCCACTGCCTGCACTTCCGCCCTCGCAGCCTCCAGAGTCTCCAGAGCTG CAGCCTTACACGAACCGTCGGCAGAACCGCAAGTGTGGGGCCTGTGCGGCCTGCCTGCGGCGGATGGACTGTGGCCACTGCGACTTCTGCTGTGATAAGCCCAAATTCGGGGGCAGCAACCAGAAGCGCCAGAAGTGTCGTTGGCGCCAGTGCCTGCAGTTTGCTATG AAGCGGCTGCTGCCAAGTGTCTGGGCAGGTTCCGAGGATGGCGCCGGGCCACCCGCACCTTACCCGCGTCGAAAGAGGCCTGGCTCTGCTCGAAGGCCCCGTCTGGGTCAGACCCCGAAGCCTCCCTTGGCCACGCCCATGGCCCAGCCAGACCGTGCCCAGACTCCAGTGAAGCAGGAAGCAGGCAGTGGCTTTGTGCTGCCCCCGCCTGGCACCGACCTCGTGTTCTTACGGGAGGGTGCAAGCAGTCCCGTGCAGGTGCCTGGCCCAGCTCCAGCCTCCACAGCGGCTCTGTTACAG GAGGCCCAGTGCCCTGGCCTGAGTTGGGTCGTGGCCTTACCCCAGGTGAAGCAAGAGAAGGCGGATGCCCAGGAAGACTGGACACCGGGCACAGCCATCCTGACTTCTCCTGTATTGCTGCCTGGCTGCCCCAGCAAG GCAGTAGACCCAGGCCTGCCACCTGTGAAGCAAGAGCCACCTGACCCTGAGGAGGACAAGGAGGAGGAGAACAAGGATGACCCCACCGCTGACTTGGCCCCagaggaggaggcaggaggggctggCACGCCCGTG ATCACGGAGATTTTCAGCCTGGGTGGATCCCGCCTCCGGGACACAGCAGTCTGGTTGCCAAG GGCAGGCAATCGGGAAGGGAAGATGGATGTAAAGAGTGGGAGACCGAGGAGACACTGGCGCCCACGAGCACGAGCTGCAAACCACGCGGATGGCCCGGAACCCATGTCAGCCTCTCACCACCTCCAACTTCGATGA